In a genomic window of Gossypium arboreum isolate Shixiya-1 chromosome 9, ASM2569848v2, whole genome shotgun sequence:
- the LOC108454748 gene encoding zinc finger protein CONSTANS-LIKE 7-like — protein sequence MCNNNNSTRRSKRKPKSRSFSLKHSRKTRTKTRRPKYLSLLHLEENLPQMPLTNNNENNNKEIADKQLNLFPLHPENLVEDRDTQYDNVSLLFDTTEGDGDHAVTLNGLLDSEGSDNYKNETATATTTTTATTVTSEESPLSPSFTYRGYNCEDRTRLSLVRAAMKGKKERDESEEKWVVYSEVVEKKEMEEVSSGGGGDGGYDGGAWWSKKKMKKLLALKLDYEEIMNAWSDKGPLYIEGESPQIVPHLHQPSPNVVMDGMGSASNVWKVPEMASDLKIKEEIEEKEEWRKGHREASVLRYKEKRQNRLFSKRIRYEVRKLNAEKRPRLKGRFVKRD from the exons ATGTGCAACAATAACAACAGTACTAGACGAAGCAAAAGAAAACCAAAGTCTCGTAGTTTTTCTCTGAAACATTCTCGGAAAACCCGAACTAAAACTAGGAGACCAAAGTACCTTAGCCTTCTTCACCTTGAAGAAAACTTACCCCAAATGCCATTAACCAACAACAACGAGAACAACAACAAAGAAATTGCAGATAAACAGCTTAATCTTTTCCCACTTCACCCTGAAAATTTAGTTGAAGATCGTGATACACAGTACGATAATGTTTCTTTGCTTTTCGACACGACAGAGGGAGATGGTGATCATGCTGTTACACTTAACGGTCTTTTAGACAGCGAAGGTAGTGATAATTATAAGAATGAAACGGCGACGGCGACGACCACGACGACGGCGACTACGGTGACGTCGGAAGAGAGTCCTTTGTCGCCTTCTTTTACGTATAGGGGGTATAACTGTGAAGATCGAACGAGGTTGTCGCTTGTACGGGCGGCTATGAAAGGGAAGAAAGAGAGAGATGAGAGTGAGGAGAAGTGGGTGGTTTATTCTGAGGTTGTGGAGAAGAAAGAGATGGAAGAAGTGAGTAGCGGCGGCGGAGGAGACGGTGGTTATGATGGCGGTGCATGGTGGAGtaagaagaagatgaaaaagtTGTTGGCTTTGAAGCTTGACTATGAGGAGATAATGAATGCTTGGTCTGATAAGGGCCCCCTTTACATTGAAGGAGAGTCCCCTCAAATTGTCCCTCACTTGCATCAACCTTCTCCCAAT GTGGTAATGGATGGTATGGGAAGTGCATCCAATGTGTGGAAGGTACCAGAAATGGCAAGTGATTTGAAGATAAAGGAAGAAATAGAGGAGAAAGAGGAATGGAGAAAAGGGCACAGAGAAGCAAGTGTGTTGAGATACAAAGAGAAGAGGCAAAATAGGCTTTTCTCTAAGCGTATTCGTTATGAAGTTAGAAAACTCAATGCTGAAAAGCGCCCCAGGTTGAAg GGTCGATTTGTGAAGAGAGATTGA